The DNA window CATTGGCGCTCAAACGCCTTCCTCGCGCTCTCGCCGCGGAATTGCGCGAGCGTGCATCCACCATGGCCGAACGCCCGGTGAGCCGGACAACGGCAAATGCGGTGGTGACGGTATGGATCGCGCTGTTTGCCATCGCGTGGATCCGGTTTTCGGGATAGCGGCCGCGCAACGAAAAGGGCGCCGCCCTGCCGGACGACGCCCTCGCTATTGGTTGGTTGCCGGGATCACTTGTAGAAGACGTGATTTCCGACCTGCGCGAGGCGCGTCAGGCGCCAGCGCGGATTGACGTAACGGGCGTGGAAGAACAGCGCGCCATCGACTTCGCTTTTCCATGTGCCTTCATGCGCGATCTGGGCGATCGCAACGGCGCGTTTCCAGGCATGCGAGCCATAGCGGATGGCAGGCATTCGGCCGCCACGCACGAAGCTGAATTGCGAGCGCTGGTAGACCACCCCGCAATAGGAATTGGGGAAGCGCCCCGATTTGGCGCGGCCGACGATTACGCGGCCGACGGCCAGCTGTCCGTCGAGCGATTCGCCGCGCGATTCGAAGTAGATCGCGCCGGCAAGGCACTGCATTTCGCGCGAGAGTTCGGTGAGGTGGGGCTGCTGGGCAACCAGATCGCCAAGCGAGGAAGCATCGAAGACTTCGGCTTCCTCTTCCTCGTAATCGGCAGGAATTTCCTGCGTCACTTCGTTGGACACGAAGGCGACCGGTGCGGTCGGTTCGGTGGCTTTGACCGCGAGGGCGGCTTCTGCCAGTTCGTTATCCCGTGCAAAGGCGCTCGAACCGTCGGCGCCGAACAGGAGTGTCAGAGTCGATACCGCGGTCGCAATCGTCGCGGCTCGTTTCAGCTTGTGGGTCATCCCGTCCAAACCAAGAGCGGTGGACATCCGAAGCAGGTTGCAAAAAGGCGGCGCGAGGGAGCGCGGGAAATGCCTGGTTGCGGCGGACCTGTCGGGTGGCCCCCGTCTGCGTGCTAGCTCGATCGACCGAATTGCCGACCACGCCGCCTACGCGTTTTGGGTGAGCGCCCTATTTACGCCGCAATCCGGCAAGTCAAGTAAAAGGTTCCTTATTCGTAGACGAACCGTTTGCCGTTTGCGATATCCAGTTCCACGATCCAGAGATCGGGATCCTGCGCCCCACGACGCTCAAGATACGCCGCCGCATCATCCTGTTTTTGCAGGATTTCTTCCCATTTTCGCGTGCCGTCCATCTGAGGCATTCGCTCATGGAGACCGATTGTTGCGCCATTTTCCACGCAAACGACCAGAATAGTTCCCGCGTCGCGTTCTCCGCGATTAAGTATTGTCGCAAATCCACCGGCCGATTCCACACGACGACGTAATCCCGCGACTTCGAGATGCGCAGGAATACGAACGTCTCCGGCCATGATTATTTTTTTCCGTAGCCGTCGAGGCCGGACAGAGCGATCCGCGAACGCATGAATGTGCCCGTCCCGCGGCCGACTTCCTCGCCCGACGCGTCGATAATCCGCGATTCGGCCACCAGCACCCGCCGCCTACCGCTGACCCAGTGTCCTTCTGCGCGGGCCTCGCCTACACCGATCGGGCGGGTAAAGTGGAGGTTGAACGCGGTGGTCAGCAGGAAACGATCCGATACCATCGTGTTCGCCGCGTAGAAGGCGGCATCGTCGAGCATCTTGAAGTAGAGCGTGCCATGTGCAGCACCCGCCGCATGGAAATGGCGCTCCTCGATCCGGAAATGGATCGTTGCGCGCCCTTCGCCTTCGACTTCGAGCTGCGAATCGAACAGCGCGTTGACCGGCGCCGAGCGGTAAAGCGACTCGAGCGCGCGCCAATGGAGCGCACCAGGCGCCTCCGCGCCGGATTCAGGCGGCGTCGCGGTCTTGTCCATTGGTAACGATCCCGTAGATCGCTTCGACGTCGGTCGCAGCGGAAAGGCGCGCGCGCAATTGTTCGTCACGCATCATCCGCGACAGGGCGGCCAATGCGTGGAGATGGGTGGCGCCGGCATTTTCGGGTGAAAGCAGCGCGCAGGCGAGTTCGACCGGCAGTCCGTCGGCCGCTTCGAAATCGATCGGCCGTTCGATCCGCACCAGTGCAGCGAGCGGCTTCTGGATTCCCGCGAGACGCGCATGCGGCAGCGCAACCCCGTTTCCGAACCCGGTGCTCCCCAGCGCCTCACGCTCGAGCAGCGCCTGCTCGACCTGGTCGGCATCGAGCCCGTACGTCTCGCCACAGACCTGCGCGAGGAAGCGCAGCGCGGCGGACTTGTCGGCAATGTCCGCGACGCGCACGGCTTCGACTTCCAGGGTGAAATGGGGATCCATCGTTCGATATATCTTAGCTGCAAAACACGGTCGAAATGGGGCGCGAAGCCCGTTTCAGCTCAATGAAAGGCTAAGCCGCAACGGAACCTGAATGCGCGGGCCTTCGGTCGGGCCTAGGACGGTTCGACCCATCCGATCGTCCCGTCGTGGCGGCGATAGACCATATTATGCCGCCCGGTGCCAGCGTTTTTGAACATCAGCGCATTGGTGTCGCGCAGGTCGAGCATCATCACCGCATCGGACACGCTCGCTTCGGGAACGTCGATCCGGGTTTCTGCGACGACCGGAGGAGAGTCTCCGAGTTCCTCG is part of the Alteriqipengyuania halimionae genome and encodes:
- a CDS encoding cell wall hydrolase; amino-acid sequence: MSTALGLDGMTHKLKRAATIATAVSTLTLLFGADGSSAFARDNELAEAALAVKATEPTAPVAFVSNEVTQEIPADYEEEEAEVFDASSLGDLVAQQPHLTELSREMQCLAGAIYFESRGESLDGQLAVGRVIVGRAKSGRFPNSYCGVVYQRSQFSFVRGGRMPAIRYGSHAWKRAVAIAQIAHEGTWKSEVDGALFFHARYVNPRWRLTRLAQVGNHVFYK
- a CDS encoding PaaI family thioesterase, translated to MDKTATPPESGAEAPGALHWRALESLYRSAPVNALFDSQLEVEGEGRATIHFRIEERHFHAAGAAHGTLYFKMLDDAAFYAANTMVSDRFLLTTAFNLHFTRPIGVGEARAEGHWVSGRRRVLVAESRIIDASGEEVGRGTGTFMRSRIALSGLDGYGKK
- a CDS encoding DUF1491 family protein, producing the protein MAGDVRIPAHLEVAGLRRRVESAGGFATILNRGERDAGTILVVCVENGATIGLHERMPQMDGTRKWEEILQKQDDAAAYLERRGAQDPDLWIVELDIANGKRFVYE
- a CDS encoding PTS sugar transporter subunit IIA, which codes for MDPHFTLEVEAVRVADIADKSAALRFLAQVCGETYGLDADQVEQALLEREALGSTGFGNGVALPHARLAGIQKPLAALVRIERPIDFEAADGLPVELACALLSPENAGATHLHALAALSRMMRDEQLRARLSAATDVEAIYGIVTNGQDRDAA